Proteins encoded within one genomic window of Ranitomeya variabilis isolate aRanVar5 chromosome 4, aRanVar5.hap1, whole genome shotgun sequence:
- the LOC143768009 gene encoding uncharacterized protein LOC143768009 gives MDMDRDKMAERILHLTLEILFHLTGEDYTVAKKTSSGRCQDPVSEGWGRPLSPIMEPPPHLLIHEDINDQKILELTYKMIELLTGEVPIRCQDVSVYFSMEEWEYLEGHKDLYKDVMMEVPQPLKSPDLSCKRITPERCPRPLLPQNCKQEDPNVPQDHQGEDLTHINTTETYVRDDEWCKEEIPTLDYPDDCTRKSAGQLTSSIFKSDDLETPQDTIELNAITPNIPSSLHSKYLSSDAVKQVLSSDSLPTTKKNQSHKISINKRIASKAKNPLSHSEYKNSFALEKSFLKHQKLHTAENTFSCSKCGKSFNQKSDFVTHQKIHTGEKPFSCSECGKCFIRKAHRDNHQRSHTGEKPFSCSECGKCFTEKSGLIKHQRRHTGKETFSCSECGKCFNQKSDFVKHQRTHTGEKPFSCLECGKCFIHNSSFVMHQRVHTGEKPFSCSECGKCFKQKGHLDNHKRTHIGEKPFSCSECGKCFSHKSHVVIHLRTHTGEKPFSCSECGKCFANTSNLIKHQRTHTGEKPFSCSECGKCFNQKSDFVKHQRTHTGEKPFSCSECWRCFNEKSDLVRHQRTHTGVKPYSCLECGKYFNQKSDLVKHQRIHTGEKPFSCSECGKCFVQKSSLLTHQRRHPGKKSFSCS, from the exons atggatatggatagagacaagatggcggagaggatattacacctcaccctagagatcctcttccatcttactggagag gattacacagtagcgaagaagacctctagtgggcgctgtcaggaccctgtgtctgaaggatggggaagaccccttagCCCAATTATGGAGCCTCCACCTCACCTCcttatacatgaggacatcaatgaccagaagatcctagaactcacctacaagatgattgagctgctgactggagag gttcctataaggtgtcaggatgtttccgtctatttctccatggaggagtgggagtatttagaaggacacaaagatttgtacaaggacgtcatgatggaggttccccagcccctcaaatcaccag atctatcctgtAAGAGgataacaccagagagatgtccccgtcctcttcttccacagaactgtaaacaagaagatcccaatgttcctcaggatcatcag ggtgaagatctgacccatattaatactacagagacatatgtgagggatgatgagtggtgtaaagaggagattcctacattggactacccag atgactgtaccaggaaatcagcaggacagctgacatcttcaatttttaaatcagatgatcttgagaccccacaggatacaattgaactgaatgccattactccaaatataccatcatcccttcacagcaaatatTTGTCGTCTGATGctgtgaaacaggtcctgtcttctgattcactaCCAACTACTAagaaaaatcaaagtcacaaaataagcattaacaaAAGAATTGCTTCTAAAGCAAAGAACCCATTGTCACATTCAGAATATAAAAATAGTTTTGCCCTTGAAAAGTCTTTTCTTAAGCATCAAAAacttcacacagcagagaatacattttcttgttccaagtgtgggaaatcttttaaccagaaatcagattttgttactcaccagaaaattcacacaggggagaagccattttcatgttcagaatgtgggaaatgttttatccggaaAGCGCATCGTGATAaccaccagagaagtcacacaggggagaagcctttttcctgttcagaatgtgggaaatgttttacagagaaatcaggtCTTATCAAACATCAGAGACGGCACACCGGGAAGGAgaccttttcatgttcagaatgtgggaaatgttttaatcagaaatcggattttgttaagcaccagagaactcatacaggggagaagcctttttcctgtttagaatgtgggaaatgttttattcataATTCAAGTTTTGTTATGCACCAGAGagttcacacaggtgagaagcctttttcatgttcagaatgtgggaaatgttttaaacagaaaggtCATCTTGATAACCACAAGCGAACCCAcataggggaaaagcctttttcctgttcagaatgtggaaaatgttttagccaTAAATCACATGTTGTTATACActtaagaacccacacaggggagaagcctttttcatgttcagaatgtgggaaatgttttgcaaataCATCAAATCTCATcaaacatcaaagaactcacacaggggagaaacctttttcatgttcagaatgtgggaaatgttttaaccagaaatcagattttgttaagcaccagagaacccacacaggggagaaacctttttcctgttcagaatgttggagatgttttaacgagaaatcagatttggttaggcaccagagaacccacacaggggtgaagccttattcttgtttagaatgtggaaaatattttaaccagaaatcagatttggttaagcaccagagaatccacacaggggagaagcctttttcctgttcagaatgtggaaaatgttttgtgcagAAATCATCTCTTCTTACTCACCAGAGACGTCACCCAGGTAAGAAGTCTTTTTCATGTTCTTAA